From Corvus cornix cornix isolate S_Up_H32 chromosome 1A, ASM73873v5, whole genome shotgun sequence, a single genomic window includes:
- the GALNT4 gene encoding polypeptide N-acetylgalactosaminyltransferase 4, with the protein MRIRLARRWTWVRKSCVFLGFLMIAYFVVELSVSSFGASLAGESITKGKWERRFSDGAEKAVDLARPVYDKPPPDPYAPGEWGKPSRPQLSPEEKKQEEELIEKYAINIYLSDRISLHRHIEDNRLSGCKTKSYNYRRLPTTSVIIAFYNEAWSTLLRTIHSVLETSPSVLLKEIILVDDLSDKVYLKAELEKYISSLKRVRLIRTNKREGLVRARLIGATFATGDVLTFLDCHCECVSGWLEPLLERIAENETVIVCPVIDTIDWKTFEYYMQTAEPMIGGFDWRLTFQWHSVPKHERLRRKSETDPIRSPTMAGGLFAVSKKYFEYLGTYDTGMDVWGGENLELSFRVWQCGGMLEIHPCSHVGHVFPKRAPYARPNFLQNTARAAEVWMDEFKDHFYNRNPSARKENYGDISERKILRERLKCKSFQWYLKNVFAELHVPEDRPGWHGAIRSTGIPSECLDYVLQEHNPTGSHLSLFGCHGQGGNQFFEYTSNQEIRFNSVTELCAEVPEREDFIGMRSCPKDGSPIPEIIIWHFKEDGTIYHPHSGKCLTAYRTTEGHADVQMRTCNAGDKNQIWKFEK; encoded by the coding sequence ATGAGGATCCGTCTGGCGAGAAGATGGACGTGGGTCCGCAAAAGCTGCGTGTTCCTCGGCTTTTTGATGATCGCTTACTTTGTGGTCGAGCTGTCGGTTTCATCCTTCGGTGCCTCCCTCGCCGGCGAGAGCATCACTAAAGGGAAATGGGAGAGGCGCTTTTCTGACGGAGCAGAAAAAGCTGTCGATTTGGCTCGTCCAGTTTATGACAAACCCCCGCCTGATCCTTATGCCCCAGGAGAATGGGGTAAACCCTCTCGCCCACAGCTGAGtcctgaggaaaagaaacaggaagaagagCTGATTGAGAAGtatgcaataaatatttatttaagtgATAGAATTTCTCTCCACCGGCACATTGAAGATAATCGACTGAGTGGTTGTAAAACTAAATCTTACAACTACAGAAGACTGCCCACGACATCTGTTATAATTGCTTTCTACAATGAAGCCTGGTCAACACTGCTAAGGACGATACATAGTGTTCTTGAAACATCACCTTCAGtgcttctgaaagaaattatacTGGTGGATGACCTGAGTGATAAAGTGTATTTGAAGGCTGAACTCGAAAAATACATAAGCAGTCTGAAAAGAGTTCGTTTGATAAGAACCAACAAACGAGAAGGATTAGTTCGTGCACGCTTGATTGGTGCTACTTTTGCTACCGGTGATGTTCTCACATTCCTAGATTGTCACTGTGAGTGTGTTTCTGGCTGGCTGGAACCACTGCTCGAGAGGATTGCTGAGAATGAGACTGTTATTGTTTGTCCCGTCATTGACACCATTGACTGGAAAACATTTGAATACTACATGCAAACGGCAGAGCCCATGATTGGAGGGTTTGACTGGCGGCTGACATTTCAGTGGCACTCAGTGCCTAAACACGAACGTCTCAGGCGCAAATCTGAAACCGACCCAATTAGATCCCCAACTATGGCTGGTGGCTTGTTTGCTGTCAGCAAGAAGTATTTTGAGTACCTGGGAACCTATGATACAGGAATGGATGTTTGGGGAGGGGAGAACTTAGAATTATCATTTAGGGTTTGGCAGTGTGGGGGCATGTTGGAAATTCATCCGTGCTCCCACGTGGGCCATGTGTTTCCAAAGCGTGCGCCCTATGCTAGACCAAATTTCCTTCAGAACACCGCACGTGCTGCTGAGGTGTGGATGGATGAGTTCAAAGATCACTTTTACAACAGAAATCCTtcagcaaggaaagaaaactatggagatatttctgaaagaaagataCTTAGAGAGCGTTTGAAATGCAAGAGTTTTCagtggtatttaaaaaatgtatttgctgaGTTACATGTACCAGAAGATCGTCCTGGCTGGCACGGTGCTATCCGCAGCACAGGAATACCTTCAGAGTGCCTTGACTATGTCTTGCAAGAACATAATCCTACCGGGTCTCACCTTTCTCTCTTTGGCTGTCATGGTCAGGGAGGCAACCAATTTTTTGAATATACGTCAAATCAGGAGATTAGATTTAACTCTGTAACTGAGCTATGTGCTGAAGTCCCTGAGCGGGAAGACTTCATAGGTATGAGGAGCTGCCCAAAAGATGGATCTCCTATCCCAGAAATTATTATCTGGCACTTCAAAGAAGATGGGACTATTTATCATCCTCACTCGGGGAAGTGCCTTACTGCTTATCGTACGACTGAGGGGCATGCTGATGTGCAAATGAGAACTTGCAATGCTGgagataaaaatcagatttggaAATTTGAGAAATAA